The Acidimicrobiales bacterium genome includes a window with the following:
- a CDS encoding LLM class F420-dependent oxidoreductase: MPRYGMTIPFDGLPLHEQRSWIEELVDLGYTDAWSSEAGGTDAFTPLALAAAWAPSLRLGTAIVPAFTRGPGLMAMSVASMAEAAPGRFALGIGTSSDVIVEAWNDIPFEEPYKRTRDMVRFLRQAMTGEKVSHEFETFRVRGFRLGRRIAEPPPILVAALRPGMLHLAGREGDGAIINWLSAEDVARVVPEVGPGKEIVARIFVCPSEDADTVRSMGRFALAAYLNVGVYAAFHQWLGRGPQLEPMWKAWQAGDRKAATAAIPDEVVDDLIVHGSPEACRAHIQRYVANGVTTTALAILPFGVDTRQAVRDLAPAAG; encoded by the coding sequence ATGCCCCGCTACGGAATGACCATCCCCTTCGACGGCCTGCCGCTCCACGAACAGCGCTCGTGGATCGAGGAGCTGGTCGACCTCGGCTACACCGACGCCTGGTCCAGCGAGGCCGGAGGCACCGACGCCTTCACGCCACTGGCTCTCGCCGCGGCGTGGGCGCCTTCGCTGCGATTGGGAACGGCGATCGTCCCCGCCTTCACGAGGGGACCAGGGCTCATGGCCATGAGCGTGGCCAGCATGGCCGAGGCGGCGCCCGGCCGTTTCGCCCTGGGCATCGGCACGTCCTCCGATGTGATCGTGGAGGCCTGGAACGACATCCCCTTCGAGGAGCCCTACAAGCGGACCCGGGACATGGTCCGCTTCCTGCGACAGGCCATGACGGGCGAGAAGGTCAGCCATGAGTTCGAGACCTTCCGGGTGCGGGGGTTCCGTCTGGGGCGGCGCATTGCCGAGCCGCCCCCCATCCTCGTCGCCGCCCTCCGCCCGGGCATGCTGCACCTGGCCGGCCGGGAGGGCGACGGCGCCATCATCAACTGGCTGTCCGCGGAGGATGTCGCCCGCGTGGTGCCCGAGGTCGGGCCGGGCAAGGAGATCGTGGCCCGCATCTTCGTATGCCCGTCGGAGGACGCCGACACGGTGCGCTCGATGGGTCGCTTCGCCCTGGCCGCCTACCTCAACGTCGGGGTGTACGCCGCCTTCCACCAGTGGCTGGGCCGGGGGCCGCAGCTCGAGCCCATGTGGAAGGCATGGCAGGCGGGAGATCGCAAAGCGGCCACGGCCGCCATCCCCGACGAGGTGGTCGACGACCTCATCGTCCACGGCTCTCCCGAGGCGTGCCGGGCCCACATCCAGCGCTACGTCGCCAACGGCGTCACCACCACGGCGCTGGCGATCCTGCCCTTCGGCGTCGACACCCGCCAGGCCGTCCGGGACCTCGCACCAGCAGCCGGGTGA
- a CDS encoding slipin family protein, with product MVAPVVADANVGAIVGGSVAGVVVVFLFVLAISVKVVTEYERAVFFRFGRIKSAAKGPGIITRIPGVDRVVKVNLRVEVIDIPPQSVITADNVTVQVDAVAYFQVIDPVKAIIGVDSFRFASQRVAMTSLRSIIGRHHLDDLLAHREQVNDELRATIASSTGGWGVEVRQVQVRDITLPQELLRAMARQAEAERERRAKVIAATGELEASRELSEAADRMYESPGALQLRTLQTLAEVATERNSTLVFPIPVEMLAAFRDAGRH from the coding sequence ATGGTTGCGCCTGTTGTTGCCGACGCCAACGTCGGCGCGATCGTCGGCGGCTCCGTCGCTGGCGTCGTCGTCGTCTTCCTCTTCGTACTCGCCATCTCGGTCAAAGTCGTGACCGAGTACGAGCGGGCCGTGTTCTTCCGGTTCGGCCGCATCAAGAGCGCGGCCAAGGGACCGGGGATCATCACCCGCATCCCGGGCGTGGACCGGGTGGTGAAGGTGAACCTCCGTGTCGAGGTCATCGACATCCCGCCTCAGTCGGTCATCACCGCAGACAACGTCACCGTCCAGGTCGACGCCGTGGCCTACTTCCAGGTCATCGATCCGGTGAAGGCCATCATCGGAGTCGACAGCTTCCGTTTCGCCAGTCAGCGGGTGGCCATGACCAGCCTGCGCTCGATCATCGGCCGTCACCACCTCGACGACCTGCTCGCCCACCGGGAGCAGGTCAACGACGAGCTGCGGGCGACCATCGCCTCCTCCACCGGCGGCTGGGGCGTCGAGGTGCGCCAGGTCCAGGTGCGCGACATCACCCTTCCCCAGGAGCTGCTGCGGGCGATGGCCCGCCAGGCCGAGGCCGAGCGCGAACGACGGGCCAAGGTGATCGCCGCCACCGGTGAGCTGGAGGCCAGCCGGGAGCTGTCCGAGGCCGCCGACCGGATGTACGAAAGCCCCGGCGCGCTCCAGCTGCGCACCCTCCAGACCCTCGCCGAGGTGGCGACGGAGCGGAACTCGACCCTCGTGTTCCCCATCCCGGTCGAGATGCTGGCGGCGTTCCGCGACGCCGGAAGGCACTAA
- a CDS encoding polysaccharide deacetylase family protein, translated as MASLVERLGYAPDAKLLIINCDDLGSSHAANVGVYEAVRSGVATSASLMVPCPWAREAAARYRGEDVGVHLTLNAEHDLYRWGPITHAPSLLDGDGGFPRTVTDVWDHADLDEVRRECRAQVERAIYWGFDVSHLDSHMGTLQLRPEFFDVYLELAVDFSLPIRLSGASSEGHIGFPFRRLAAEEGVVFPDHLVVVNAVGSRRALERALLDLPPGVTEVYAHPAVDTGELRALSPDWSGRVDDHDLLTNDHSLPALAARAGATLIGYRALHQLMRS; from the coding sequence GTGGCCAGTCTCGTCGAGCGGCTCGGGTACGCCCCCGACGCGAAGCTTCTGATCATCAACTGCGACGACCTGGGGTCGAGCCACGCCGCCAACGTGGGGGTCTACGAGGCCGTCCGCTCGGGAGTGGCCACCAGCGCAAGCCTCATGGTGCCCTGCCCGTGGGCGCGGGAGGCGGCGGCCCGGTATCGGGGCGAGGACGTGGGCGTCCACCTGACGCTCAATGCGGAGCACGACCTCTACCGCTGGGGCCCCATCACCCACGCGCCGTCGCTGCTCGACGGCGACGGCGGCTTCCCGCGCACGGTGACCGACGTCTGGGACCACGCAGACCTGGACGAGGTGCGACGTGAGTGCCGGGCTCAGGTCGAGCGGGCCATCTACTGGGGTTTCGACGTCAGCCATCTCGACTCGCACATGGGCACGCTGCAGCTGCGGCCCGAGTTCTTCGACGTCTATCTGGAGCTGGCGGTCGACTTCTCGCTCCCCATCCGGCTGTCGGGAGCGTCTAGCGAGGGGCACATCGGGTTCCCGTTCCGGCGGCTGGCGGCCGAGGAGGGCGTCGTCTTTCCCGACCACCTCGTCGTGGTCAACGCGGTGGGGAGCCGTCGGGCCCTCGAGCGGGCCCTGCTCGATCTTCCCCCGGGCGTCACCGAGGTCTACGCCCATCCGGCGGTGGACACCGGAGAGCTGCGGGCCCTCAGCCCCGACTGGTCGGGCCGGGTCGACGACCACGACCTGCTGACCAACGACCACTCGCTGCCGGCCCTGGCCGCCCGGGCGGGAGCCACCCTGATCGGGTATCGGGCCCTGCACCAGCTGATGCGCAGCTGA
- a CDS encoding steroid 3-ketoacyl-CoA thiolase — translation MADVVITEAVRSPIGRRGGGLSTVHPADLLGAVQAEAVSRAGIDPAEVDQVVAGCVTAVGEQSYNIARTAWLAAGLPLTVAATTVDSQCGSSQQATNLAAGLIASGAADLVLACGVESMSRVPLGANTKAGPGRAIPKSYFARYEFASQFEGAERIADKWGVTRSDADQFGLTSQRRAGRARDEGWFEAESFAIHAPDVDEDGKPTGSTHLIAADEGPRETSLEKLATLKPVAREDGIHTAGTSSQISDGAAAVLLASPAKAAALGLPTRARITHQCLVGVDPVLMLTGPIDATQRILDRSALSLHDIDVVEINEAFASVVLAWERELHPDMERVNPGGGAIALGHPVGATGARLITTALHHLERTDGTRALVTMCCGGGLGTGTLIERS, via the coding sequence ATGGCCGATGTCGTGATAACCGAAGCCGTCCGCAGCCCGATCGGTCGCCGGGGTGGCGGCCTGTCGACGGTGCACCCTGCAGATCTCCTCGGGGCCGTACAGGCCGAGGCGGTCAGCCGGGCCGGCATCGACCCGGCCGAGGTCGACCAGGTCGTGGCCGGCTGTGTGACGGCGGTGGGCGAGCAGTCCTACAACATCGCCCGGACGGCATGGCTGGCGGCCGGGTTGCCGCTGACCGTTGCGGCCACGACCGTCGACAGCCAGTGCGGCTCGTCGCAGCAGGCCACCAACCTGGCTGCTGGTCTCATCGCGTCGGGGGCGGCCGATCTGGTGCTGGCCTGCGGCGTGGAGTCGATGAGCCGGGTGCCGCTCGGCGCCAACACCAAGGCCGGTCCCGGGCGGGCCATCCCCAAGTCCTACTTCGCCCGCTACGAGTTCGCGTCCCAGTTCGAGGGCGCCGAGCGCATCGCCGACAAGTGGGGCGTGACCCGCTCGGACGCTGACCAGTTCGGTCTCACTTCGCAGCGGCGCGCCGGCCGGGCCCGTGACGAGGGCTGGTTCGAGGCCGAGAGCTTCGCCATCCACGCTCCTGACGTCGACGAGGACGGCAAGCCCACGGGGTCGACCCATCTGATCGCCGCCGACGAGGGTCCCCGGGAGACGTCCCTGGAGAAGCTGGCCACCCTCAAGCCGGTGGCCCGGGAGGACGGGATCCACACCGCCGGCACGTCCTCGCAGATCTCCGACGGCGCTGCTGCCGTGCTGCTGGCGTCCCCCGCCAAGGCCGCCGCCCTGGGCCTTCCGACCCGAGCCCGGATCACCCACCAGTGCCTCGTTGGCGTGGACCCGGTCCTCATGCTCACCGGCCCGATCGATGCCACCCAGCGCATCCTCGACCGGTCCGCCCTGTCGCTCCACGACATCGACGTGGTGGAGATCAACGAGGCGTTCGCCTCGGTCGTGCTGGCGTGGGAGCGCGAGCTGCATCCCGACATGGAGCGGGTGAACCCCGGCGGTGGCGCTATCGCCCTGGGCCATCCCGTCGGGGCCACCGGCGCCCGGCTGATCACGACCGCCCTCCACCACCTCGAGCGGACCGACGGCACCCGGGCGCTGGTCACCATGTGCTGCGGCGGCGGATTGGGCACGGGCACCCTCATCGAGCGCAGCTGA